From the genome of Trypanosoma brucei brucei TREU927 chromosome 11 chr11_scaffold01 genomic scaffold, whole genome shotgun sequence:
TGTTACAGGAGAGACTTGCCTGGCGGGGGCGAGGGCGCTTTGGAGACGGGAAACCCACCACCGGatcttcatttgtttcttgaCCTCGACTTGGCAATCCTTGGAAGTGAAGCCGACAGGTACATGCGGTATGCGAGTGATGTGAGACGAGAATACGCGTGGTACAGCGATGAAGAATTTTCGCGGGGTCGCATTGCCTTTTTACAAGGGTTTCTGAATTACCCGCAGTGGTACAAAACTAAATATTTTTGCGATGCGATGGAGGAAACGGCGAGAGCCAACGTAACGGCAGAGCTAAAGTTGTTGGAGGAACGGCTTGGGAGAACCGCGTAATTCCTTGTGTTCATTTCGTCTGTGCGCGTGGGCTAGGGTTTGCTCCTGCGTTTCGTCAGTTATTTTCCCACAGCCCTGCCACTTGCATCAAAACAGAACCCATTCAGTTTGGTGACTTATTTTACCTCGTTATGCTTGACTTTTGGCTCTAACGCGTTATCTTTGCATTGCGTTGTAGTAATTGTGGCTTCTCGTTGCCCTCTTCCAGGCGTTTCTGCGCAGCGTGTAGCTCGTGATGTAGGGCGCAAGCTTTCGATCCCTCCCACACATCTGTCTGTTTCTTCATAACGGCTTCTTACAATTATATGCTCTCGTTCTCCTTTGTCTAcattcccccccccattgCTAACTCATTGCCGTCGTTTGATGATAACCACCGTCCTGTCCACCATCTTTATTGTGATGCGTGGGGAAATAGACTCCATTAACGCACAATTGTATTCGATAACAGCAGTATGTCTGAGTTCCAAAGGTTTGTTAAGCTTCTTGAGCAGACAGATGGCCGCGACAAGATTCTAAAGGCATTTTCTGGTGTCTTTAAGGCACTTGGCTCCCTCGACACCTGTCAGAGCCGCTCAAGTGCGTTTGGCGCCGTCGGGAAGTCTATTGGAGACGCCCGTTGTCTCCTTCGTATGGCGAAGTGGGTGGGTGATGTGCCCAAGATGCAGAATACCATTCAGGATTGCAGGGCAAAGGGCAAGGTCAACATGAAAGAGGTCTTGAAGTTCCTCCGCGTGCTGTGCAACTTCCTCTATGTGCTCGGCGACAATGTGGCCTTCGTCGCCCGCTACAATTTGTTGGCTTTGCGGCACAAGAGCATCCACCTAAAGGCAAAAACAGCGCAATTCTGGGGATTCTTCCTTGCCGCTgtgcttgatgttgttgcccTTTACGGTGCGCTTCAGAAGCGTGCGAGTGACCCCGCCACAAGCAAGAAGGAGATGAAGGCAGCACTTATCAGTTTCGTAAAGGATGCCTCGGACACCCTCGTAACAATGGCCTTTGTTGGTTACCTCCGTGAAGTCTGGCGACCCAGCGCGACAACTTCTGGAGCTCTCACTGCAGTTGCTGGTGGTGTTGCAACGTATTTGAACTGGAACAAGATCAAATAGACAAGGGTCACAGGCTGCCAGCCGCCGGAAACTGGCTGCTGCGCGAtgtgaaaaggagagaagaaaagtgaaaaaaacataaaggaagaaagggttATTGATAGCGGCAATACGCGTTCACGCCAATTTGCAAGTAGGTGCTAGGCACTGGAGGGGGTGAATAAACGGGTGAGAAAGCAGCAAAGAGAcaatgtttatatatatatatatatatgttcatCATCCCGAGTTGTGATGCAACGCCTAGAGGAAAGGATGAGGTGGAAGTGTCCGCTCGCATgcgcatatttatttactcattttttttataattaaCTTAAACAAGAGAAGGGATCCCCCGTTCATTCTCCAAATATATTTGGAGTGGGGTCTGGTCATGAGAGAGTGCTTTTCTCACtgttttgttcatttttctttacccACTCTTGGCtgactccaaaaaaaaaacttggagcgaggagaaagaaaaagaggggggtgATAGGGGATAGTGGGGGGAAGAGAGTAAAATGTGCAGTGAGAAGGCCACCAGAACCGAAATGAGTAATGTAAAGGAGAGACCTGTGGAGTGTGGGAATGGGGTACTCCACACAGATAGATAAGTGGCCACAGACCGGCCACTCGTCGGTGTGTGCGGGTAGTGTATGATATGCCGCTGCAGGCAAactgaaagcaaaaaaattaacggAGATATCCCAATAAGGACAAATATGGAAACAACgacatcttctttttcctttcctttacttctaAGAAGCTGCGAAGGTATGCAAGGATAGTTATGAACGAGAAGGGAAGGTTCTCAAGGTGCGACATCTATGTGTCTAATATCATTCCATCATGCGCGCAGCTTCGCAGGTAAACGTTGGGAGAGGGAGAAGTGAGGCTATGGGAGAACGGTGCAGCTCCAGCAACTGCTGGAGCTGCAGTGTATGTGCTTGCATCTTTGATCCTTCGTGTTTCCGTGTAACGCTGCGAAACTTTTCTCGGTAccccacccttttttttgttgttgtaccGGCTTCATTAAGGTTGCGTGCTGAAGACCTCTTAAGTTTTGAGATGTGGAAACTGGACGGCGTGCTCGGCAATTGGCGGTATTGCCTCCAGCACGCGGCCAGCTTTATGCATTggctccctcctcctctatCATCACCATCTTTATGGCTAACACTTTTGGAGATTGCGTGTTAATGATGTTCTTGTCCTTTTGGTTGCCTCTTAGTGCTGGCCGCTTATTCTGTCGGTTGATGCAATTTCGTACATGCTTTATTATTGTGGTGATGTTAGTGGAAGTACTTCCCACGCCGGTTGCCGGTTAACTTTAAATGCCCCATTCCTCTTCCTGTTCATATTGTTATCTTTACATCATCGTTTTGCTttcgtatttttttgttcgtagGACCGCTGTCTGGTAAGTACAGATTAATTCGAGCGAACGTGGGGGCGACAACGGGTGGGTCGGGGCTATGTAAGGCCAGGTGCTAGACTTCTCCGCATCGGCAGTGTGTTAAAGAGCACGGTTTCTTACATCGTGGAAGGATGTGGGATTGTCGCTACCCTTGTTAATGAATTTCATCTTGCACACAGTTTTTTCGAAGTTGTTTTGTTAACCTTTCTTACGTATATTCGGCCGCaatctttttaaaaagtgttTTCCACTCCCTCCACCGCCTTCATTCATTTCTCCACGCCCACCGGCAACATAGCTGTAGCGGTTTTGTGATCGGAGGTTGAGAGTTCTGTTGCCTAGTGGATGCGAGAGGTTGCGCAATGGCGTCGTtagcagcaaaaaaagacggAGGTGACATCAATGGGGGCCCGTCTGAGGAAGAGGATCAGCTCCAACAACTCTTAGGGACTTCTTGTTGTGTTAATCTCAGCGACTCCACGGTGAAGCGTGGTTTTCTGTTGGAAGTGCGATACCTCTGGCTGCCCAGGTTGCTAAGTGGTAACGGCACTACTGGTGTAGCTCCACAACTCTATGGGTTTGTGCGCATAAAGGACGCGGACCACCGTATTAGTGGCTGGTTCCCCATTGACTGTATTGACCTTAAGGAAACTGGAGGGGCTAATGGAGCTACGAGTTGCGGCAGCAGCTACCCTACGAACAGCGCAGCTTACAACTCAATGGTGGTAGCAAAGAGCAAAATCACGCATCCCATAATTAGTCCGGTATACCGGGAGGTTACACCGGGAATGGTACGGACCCGCCGTGAGGGGAAGCAGCTCGACTTCTTTGAGGAACGCCTCCTCCGCGACTGCCGGACTCCCACCACAGTGCGATACTTCATATACCTGTGTAAGTTTGCCTTTCCTCCCTGGTACTATGCGCCTTATGGTATGCTGAATCGCGAATACGATCCTTTAGCACCTTTAAGCGACGCAGAGCGGGAGGCGTTGCGTTTCACTGAGGGGAGCACCAATGAAAGCATTGATACTAACCCTTTCATTCGAGATGCTTACCTTTGCCCGTTCTCCCTCCGTATATATAGTACCTTCGAGCAGATGCAGCACGAAACCCTAAGATATCGCGCTGGTCACTTGCACCCCCCCGGACTTGAGATTTATCGGGACGACACCCGTGGGTTTTCCATGTTCGAGGTGAATGGGAGTCGTCACGTCACGTACTGCCGTCACTTGTTCTTGTTAGGGAAGTCGTTCCTTGAGAACAAGTTGGCCGGACATGACGTACACAACTACTACTTTTATGTTGTGTGCCTTCATCATCGGCACTATCCACACTACACGGATGACACCTCCGCTATGTATTTTGTTGGGTATTTCACATGGGAGAAGCAGGTGACTGACAACAATCTGGCATGCATCGTCACTTTACCATACTTTATGGGTGGGGGAGCCTCATCGGGACAACAGAATGACTTAAGCGATGATCGCGGCCCAGTTGGGGCAGACACTGCCTCCCGTGAAGGGGACACACCCAAATTAGGTCATTTTGGGCAATTCATGATCGCTGCGAGCTACGAACTGGCTTACAGGAGGAAGAATGTTGGCTCCCCAGAAAAACCACTCACAGACTTGGGAGCAGCTGCCTACGACCGCTACTGGAAACGTGTTCTCATAAAGTGGATGCACACGTTACTGGAGGGTAACGCCGCAGCAATTACCGTTGACGACGACGCCGGTGATGATGGTCAGTCTGTAACGATTGTGGTGGCCCATGAGAACGAGGCGAAAATGGCGGCCCCGGGGGCCTTAAAGCGACCGCGTCCCGGCACCACTGATGGGAGCGGCTGCGCGGAGGCGGTGCGGGGTGCACGTGTGGCCGAGGGAGACACCCTGGTGGACACAACCGTTCGGAGTATAGCCAAGCAAGTACGGTTGGAAGAGGCGGATGTGCTGCGAACTTTGTTACAAATGGGTGTTCTTCACCTTAATGCAGAGGATAGAAGTATGCGCGTCGTCATCCCCGTCTCTTTTGTCAACAGAGAGTAcggtaaaatgaaaaagtggGCACATGACATGACGCGCGCTGAATTTGACCCCAAACTGCTCACTGGCCGTGGCGGGCCTGCCTGGCTTGTTAACACACCATCGCCGCGTCGGCACAATCAGCACCAGAGCTGATGTGTCGTCCCTCCCACAATATAAATGGTCTTTTATTTCTAACTTACCTTTCCCAGAGTCAGTGCTTCTGCGGTTTCTGTCTTACTCGTGGGTGTATGACTGCCTCTGTGTGACCTCCATTTCCCACACAAATTATTGCGGCTGCGTTGCACCCCTTTTATAAATTACATTTATGCCATCCgtgtccttctttttatcaaTGTCCCTACCTCACTCTTCTATTCACTATTGTTTCATTCCTTGCGGTAGCATCGTCAGATTTTGCACtagtgtaaaaagaaaaataacacaaattTATTACCGGCAAGAAGGCTTACAAAATCCGGTGCACACCGCTtcttaattaaaaaaaatactcaTATAGATATATCCAGAGGGGTTCTACGAACCATACACATCATATACACAACCCTCATCagtataaacaaaaaaattactaaGAACCAACCGAAACAGAGTTACTACGTCAGACATAAATATTCAGACAAAGTACCACATTAAGTGTTGGGAGTGCTCAGTTGGGGAGGCAACTGAGTTTCTTCCAGCCGTGTGACGCgtgggaggaggaaatcGGAACCGGGCCCGAAAGCACAATGTCGGGTCGCACCGTTGAGGAAATATaccaaaagaaaacgcaGCATGAACATATCCTTGCCCGACCTGATATGTACATTGGTACAATCGAGCCTGTAACGGAGGATGTGTGGGTGTACGACGAGGCGGACAATGTGATGAAGCTACGGAAATGCACATGGACACCTGGtctgtataaaatattcgaCGAGATACTCGTTAATGCTGCAGACAATAAGGTACGTGATCCCCATGGGCAGACGACCATCAAAGTGTGGGTTGATGCCGCGAGGGGACTAGTGCGTGTGTACAACAATGGTGAGGGTATTCCCGTACAACGCCACCGGGAGCATGACTTATGGGTACCAGAGATGATATTTGGTCACCTGCTGACTTCGTCAAATTACGATGACACAGAGGCAAAGGTGACGGGTGGGAGGAACGGGTTTGGTGCGAAGCTGACGAACGTGTTTTCCACACGCTTTGAGGTGGAAACAGTTCACTCCCGGTCGCGTAAGAAGTTCTTTATGCGGTGGCGAAATAACATGCTGGAGAACGAGGAGGCTGTAATCACCCCTTGTGATGGTCCTGACTATACTGTTGTGACTTTCTACCCGGACTTCGAGAAGTTCAATTTGGAAGGTTTCACGGAGGACATGGTTCTCATCATGCAGCGTCGTGTGTATGATATA
Proteins encoded in this window:
- a CDS encoding glycosomal membrane protein, putative, with translation MSEFQRFVKLLEQTDGRDKILKAFSGVFKALGSLDTCQSRSSAFGAVGKSIGDARCLLRMAKWVGDVPKMQNTIQDCRAKGKVNMKEVLKFLRVLCNFLYVLGDNVAFVARYNLLALRHKSIHLKAKTAQFWGFFLAAVLDVVALYGALQKRASDPATSKKEMKAALISFVKDASDTLVTMAFVGYLREVWRPSATTSGALTAVAGGVATYLNWNKIK
- a CDS encoding histone acetyltransferase, putative, giving the protein MASLAAKKDGGDINGGPSEEEDQLQQLLGTSCCVNLSDSTVKRGFLLEVRYLWLPRLLSGNGTTGVAPQLYGFVRIKDADHRISGWFPIDCIDLKETGGANGATSCGSSYPTNSAAYNSMVVAKSKITHPIISPVYREVTPGMVRTRREGKQLDFFEERLLRDCRTPTTVRYFIYLCKFAFPPWYYAPYGMLNREYDPLAPLSDAEREALRFTEGSTNESIDTNPFIRDAYLCPFSLRIYSTFEQMQHETLRYRAGHLHPPGLEIYRDDTRGFSMFEVNGSRHVTYCRHLFLLGKSFLENKLAGHDVHNYYFYVVCLHHRHYPHYTDDTSAMYFVGYFTWEKQVTDNNLACIVTLPYFMGGGASSGQQNDLSDDRGPVGADTASREGDTPKLGHFGQFMIAASYELAYRRKNVGSPEKPLTDLGAAAYDRYWKRVLIKWMHTLLEGNAAAITVDDDAGDDGQSVTIVVAHENEAKMAAPGALKRPRPGTTDGSGCAEAVRGARVAEGDTLVDTTVRSIAKQVRLEEADVLRTLLQMGVLHLNAEDRSMRVVIPVSFVNREYGKMKKWAHDMTRAEFDPKLLTGRGGPAWLVNTPSPRRHNQHQS